Part of the Rhodothermia bacterium genome is shown below.
CCAATATTGATCAGACGGTCTGGGGCAATGGCTTCGATGTCGGAAGCAGGGGTTTCCAATAGTTGTACACATGCTCTCCCTAAATCTTCGCTATGCAAGAACTCCCGCAAGACCGTCCCCGTTCCCCACAGTGTTACGGCAGTGTTGCGCTCACGGGCTTCGTGGAATTTACGGATGAGGGCGGGCAAAACATGGCTATTCTGAAGGTCGAAGTTGTCGCCGGGACCATACATATTCGTGGGCATTAGGCTGATAAAATCATCACCATATTGGCGATGAAATGCCTGACACATCTTGATACCCGCAATTTTGGCAATGGCATACCACTCATTGGTCTCTTCGAGCGGGCCAGTAAGGAGGTACTCCTCCTTCAGCGGCTGAGGCGCCAATTTAGGATAAATGCAAGAACTTCCCAGAAAAAGCAACCGTTGAACGCCAAACTTGTGTGCGGCCTGAATAATGTTGTTTTGAATTTCGAGGTTCTCGTAGATAAATTCCGCCGGAAAGGTACTATTTGCCACAATGCCACCCACTTTAGCGGCAGCAAGAACCACAAATTGCGGTCGTACTTCCTCGAAAAAGGCAAAAACCGCTGCTTGCTTGGTCAGGTCTAATTCCGAACGGGTACGCCCGATGATCTGACGATACCCTTTTGTTTGTAACGCACGGTTTATCGCTGAACCTACCAGACCGCGATGGCCAGCAAGGTAAATTTTGCTATCCAGATTGCTTAAGTGCATAAAAGCGGTTAGCTTGTTTCCCGAATACGGGTAATGGTTTTCTCCAATAGTCCTAAAGATGCCAAGAGGTCTTCTGAAAAGGCCCTAAAAGCGCCCTCACCACCTCCAACCGATGTCACACGACGGGCCACATTTTGTACATATCGCGGCGCATTTGGCACGGTAGCCGGCCATCCAACGACTTCCAAAAGGTTCACGTCCATCACATCGTCTCCAATATAGGCGATCTGAGACCATGTTAAGCCTCTTTCCAAACGAAGTTCATCTGCAACCGCAAGTTTATTCCGAACACCCGTCCGTATCAATGCTATGCCTAAGCGTTCCGCACGTGCATGTACCACTGGGTTGTCATCACCCGTTAGAATGCCAACCTCAATACCATTCATATGCAAAGCCAATACGCCAAAACTATCGTAGGTGTGGAATTTTTTTGCGGGTGGCCCTTCATTGATATAATACAAGCCGCCATCTGTCCACACCCCATCAATGTCTGTCAGCACCAACCGAATATCTGGAGATTCCAT
Proteins encoded:
- a CDS encoding GDP-L-fucose synthase, with the translated sequence MHLSNLDSKIYLAGHRGLVGSAINRALQTKGYRQIIGRTRSELDLTKQAAVFAFFEEVRPQFVVLAAAKVGGIVANSTFPAEFIYENLEIQNNIIQAAHKFGVQRLLFLGSSCIYPKLAPQPLKEEYLLTGPLEETNEWYAIAKIAGIKMCQAFHRQYGDDFISLMPTNMYGPGDNFDLQNSHVLPALIRKFHEARERNTAVTLWGTGTVLREFLHSEDLGRACVQLLETPASDIEAIAPDRLINIGTGADLTIRELATLVNQVVGGNSEMVWDTTKPDGTPRKLLDITKIKHLGWTPQIPLEQGIRQVYEWYKQNNAL
- a CDS encoding acylneuraminate cytidylyltransferase codes for the protein MESPDIRLVLTDIDGVWTDGGLYYINEGPPAKKFHTYDSFGVLALHMNGIEVGILTGDDNPVVHARAERLGIALIRTGVRNKLAVADELRLERGLTWSQIAYIGDDVMDVNLLEVVGWPATVPNAPRYVQNVARRVTSVGGGEGAFRAFSEDLLASLGLLEKTITRIRETS